One window of Akkermansia biwaensis genomic DNA carries:
- a CDS encoding Rne/Rng family ribonuclease yields the protein MLKKIKRAFGFGSCDPMEGSTIIINAEKLERRVALLENGVLEEYTIEREGEDNIVGGIFKGRVKNIEPGLKAMFVDIGQEKNAFLHFWDALPAALDSSLEEIEREGRPKKQQRKITSKDIPDIYPIGSEIMVQVTKGPIGTKGPRVTTNVSLAGRYLVLMPFTDQFGISRKIEDPKERLRLRQIMQKLNVPDGMGIIMRTVAQGQRYRHFVRDLAMLLEQWYSVEEKKEANPAPVCVYKEPDLIERTARDFLTDTVDNIICDDSETTEHMRSIAGKISRRAKRHIQHFPVRTPIFEELGIEKQINEAFQRQVLLPCGGYLVIDETEALIAIDVNTGRNKGTKDLDKTILDTNLEAAYEIARQLRLRNIGGLVVVDFIDMRHRKDQQAVYKAMKERLKRDKAKTQVLQITPIGLMEMTRQRLNESLRESVHDPCPYCSGRGRIKSVMTMSVEIQRQIYACIQKYRDTIGDMVIVVNSEVLSRFKNEDSSLLMELERQHSGRLIFRGDHNQHRESFAIYDARYDNKPLYQSGQ from the coding sequence ATGCTTAAAAAAATCAAAAGAGCCTTCGGCTTCGGATCATGTGATCCCATGGAAGGCTCCACCATCATCATCAATGCCGAAAAACTCGAACGCCGCGTAGCCCTTCTGGAAAACGGCGTGCTGGAAGAATACACCATCGAGCGCGAAGGCGAAGACAACATCGTTGGCGGCATCTTCAAGGGCCGCGTCAAAAACATAGAACCGGGCCTCAAGGCCATGTTCGTGGACATCGGCCAGGAAAAAAACGCGTTCCTCCACTTCTGGGACGCCCTGCCCGCCGCGCTGGACTCCAGCCTGGAAGAAATCGAACGCGAAGGCCGCCCCAAGAAGCAGCAGCGCAAAATCACCTCCAAGGACATTCCGGACATCTATCCCATCGGGTCTGAAATCATGGTGCAGGTCACCAAGGGTCCTATCGGCACGAAAGGCCCGCGCGTCACCACCAATGTCTCCCTGGCCGGACGCTACCTCGTCCTGATGCCCTTCACGGACCAGTTCGGCATCTCCCGCAAGATCGAAGACCCGAAGGAACGCCTGCGCCTGCGCCAGATCATGCAGAAGCTGAACGTGCCGGACGGCATGGGCATCATCATGCGCACGGTCGCCCAGGGGCAGCGCTACCGCCACTTCGTCCGGGACCTGGCCATGCTGCTGGAACAATGGTACTCCGTGGAAGAAAAGAAAGAGGCCAACCCGGCCCCCGTGTGCGTGTACAAGGAACCGGACCTCATTGAACGCACCGCCCGCGACTTCCTGACAGACACCGTGGACAACATCATTTGCGACGACTCGGAAACCACGGAACACATGCGCTCCATCGCCGGCAAGATTTCCCGCCGTGCCAAGCGCCATATCCAGCACTTCCCCGTCCGCACGCCCATCTTTGAAGAACTGGGTATTGAAAAGCAGATCAACGAGGCATTCCAGCGCCAGGTGCTCCTGCCCTGCGGCGGCTACCTGGTCATTGACGAAACGGAAGCCCTGATCGCCATCGACGTGAACACCGGGCGCAACAAGGGAACCAAGGACCTGGACAAAACCATTCTGGACACCAACCTGGAAGCGGCCTATGAAATCGCCCGCCAGCTCCGCCTGCGCAACATCGGCGGCCTGGTGGTGGTGGACTTCATCGACATGCGCCACAGGAAGGACCAGCAGGCCGTTTATAAGGCCATGAAGGAACGCCTGAAACGTGACAAGGCCAAGACCCAGGTACTCCAGATCACCCCCATCGGCCTGATGGAAATGACCCGCCAGCGCCTCAACGAAAGCCTGCGGGAATCCGTCCACGATCCCTGCCCCTACTGCTCCGGACGCGGACGCATCAAATCCGTGATGACCATGAGCGTGGAAATTCAGCGCCAGATCTACGCCTGCATCCAGAAATACCGCGACACCATCGGTGACATGGTCATCGTCGTGAACTCGGAAGTGCTCTCCCGCTTCAAGAATGAAGACTCCAGCCTTCTGATGGAACTGGAACGCCAGCACAGCGGCAGGCTGATCTTCCGCGGCGACCACAACCAGCACCGCGAAAGCTTTGCCATCTACGACGCCCGGTACGACAACAAGCCCCTGTACCAGTCCGGCCAGTAA
- a CDS encoding rod shape-determining protein yields the protein MSSFFQKIVKLFSYDIGIDLGTANTLVNVKDQGIVLREPSVVAVKGDKVLAVGDEAKRMLGRTPGSVTAIRPLKDGVIADFYITEEMLRYFIKKATARYYLIKPRVLIAIPSGITEVERRAVKESAEAAGARRVHLIEEPMAAAIGVGLPVQEAAGNMIVDIGGGTTEVALISLSGIVYSRSVRCAGDELDDAIISYMRRTYNLMVGERTAEDIKIRIGSAYPLPQELSIEVKGRDLVAGLPKTVTIRSEEVREALTEQLNTIVDAVRTTLERCPPELAADLVDRGIVLAGGGALLRGLDQLLHEQTGLPIHIAEDPLSAVAEGTGKALQELDFFTNVTDAED from the coding sequence ATGTCATCTTTCTTTCAGAAAATTGTCAAACTGTTCTCCTATGACATTGGCATTGACCTGGGCACAGCCAATACGCTGGTCAACGTCAAGGACCAGGGCATCGTCCTGCGCGAGCCCTCCGTCGTAGCCGTCAAGGGGGACAAGGTACTGGCCGTGGGGGACGAAGCCAAGCGCATGCTGGGCCGTACCCCCGGTTCCGTCACGGCCATCCGGCCGCTGAAGGACGGCGTCATTGCCGACTTCTACATCACGGAGGAAATGCTCCGCTACTTTATCAAAAAGGCTACGGCCAGGTACTACCTGATCAAGCCGCGCGTGCTCATCGCCATTCCCTCCGGCATCACGGAAGTGGAGCGCAGGGCCGTCAAGGAATCCGCGGAAGCGGCGGGCGCGCGGCGCGTACACCTGATTGAGGAACCGATGGCGGCCGCCATCGGCGTGGGCCTGCCTGTTCAAGAAGCCGCCGGCAACATGATCGTGGACATCGGCGGCGGCACTACGGAAGTGGCCCTCATCTCCCTTTCCGGCATCGTTTACAGCCGTTCCGTACGCTGCGCCGGGGACGAACTGGACGACGCCATCATCTCCTACATGAGGAGAACTTACAATCTCATGGTCGGGGAACGCACCGCCGAGGACATTAAAATCCGCATCGGCTCTGCCTATCCCCTGCCACAGGAACTCTCTATCGAGGTCAAGGGCCGCGACCTGGTCGCGGGCCTTCCCAAGACAGTGACCATCCGCTCTGAAGAAGTGCGGGAAGCACTCACGGAACAACTCAATACCATTGTTGACGCCGTGCGCACGACTCTGGAACGCTGCCCCCCCGAACTTGCCGCCGACCTCGTGGACCGGGGGATCGTTCTGGCCGGCGGAGGCGCCTTGCTGCGCGGACTGGATCAGCTCCTTCACGAGCAGACCGGCCTGCCTATCCACATCGCGGAAGATCCGCTCAGCGCAGTTGCGGAAGGGACGGGAAAAGCCCTTCAGGAACTGGACTTCTTCACTAATGTTACGGATGCGGAAGACTGA
- a CDS encoding VOC family protein, producing MNRINIICLGVKDMEKAIRFYRDGLGFQTKEKSNTPDVIFFSTSGTKLELYPLDLLAKDINKDNPPETGTGFAGITLAYNAKSKEEVVEVVELARKAGATIVKEPQDVFWGGFHAYFADLDGYCWEVAWGPRDEFDDNDMLVL from the coding sequence ATGAACAGAATAAATATCATATGCCTCGGCGTTAAAGACATGGAAAAGGCCATCCGCTTTTATCGGGACGGCCTGGGCTTTCAGACAAAGGAAAAAAGCAACACCCCCGATGTCATCTTTTTCAGTACTTCCGGTACAAAGCTGGAATTATATCCTCTGGATCTTTTGGCAAAGGATATCAACAAGGACAATCCTCCGGAAACAGGTACGGGATTCGCCGGAATCACGCTTGCTTATAATGCCAAAAGCAAGGAAGAAGTGGTGGAAGTCGTCGAACTTGCCCGCAAGGCGGGGGCAACGATTGTAAAAGAGCCGCAGGATGTGTTCTGGGGCGGTTTTCATGCCTATTTTGCCGATTTGGACGGCTACTGCTGGGAAGTCGCGTGGGGACCGCGTGACGAATTTGATGACAACGACATGCTGGTTTTGTAA
- a CDS encoding Lrp/AsnC family transcriptional regulator — MNRIPTSPNDPVNTDILMVAEDRVKGFRRLPFHAIAEQCGHPVPLVIERLKAMMEAGVVRRVRQTLLATKLAQGALVAWRVPEERLEAAFDWMKAHDPFTGHVVLRNTDSANPGADYRLWTTIKVPVGCGTLEGHCDILKRHVGADDYVLLPARGVFALGVGHMRRRNLQPGDKTPEPAPMQETKTVSLSGLEWKVLLSVKEQLKPEEMVEDPWSLRAAQMGLSTEEYCRTAEELDRKQVIGRFATFLEHVRAKTEDGPVTKYNGLFHWTVPAGMEIRAGSECGRHICMTHCYWRTGGDVFGGAQIMGVVHGLERDSVMEHKAAIDRHLDAKGIPVLHTAVFWGERSEIKPSEISPEVYEKWLEDVKAAPTLP, encoded by the coding sequence ATGAACCGCATTCCCACCTCGCCGAACGATCCCGTCAACACGGACATCCTCATGGTGGCGGAAGACCGCGTCAAAGGTTTCCGCCGCCTGCCCTTCCACGCCATCGCCGAACAGTGCGGCCACCCCGTGCCCCTGGTCATTGAACGGCTCAAGGCCATGATGGAGGCCGGCGTGGTGCGGCGCGTGCGCCAGACGCTTCTTGCCACCAAGCTGGCCCAGGGGGCCCTGGTAGCCTGGCGCGTGCCGGAAGAAAGGCTGGAAGCCGCCTTTGACTGGATGAAGGCTCACGACCCCTTCACGGGCCATGTGGTGCTCCGCAACACGGACAGCGCCAATCCCGGAGCCGACTACCGGCTCTGGACCACGATCAAGGTGCCCGTGGGCTGCGGCACGCTGGAAGGACACTGCGACATCCTGAAGCGCCACGTAGGCGCGGACGACTACGTCCTGCTGCCCGCTCGCGGCGTCTTTGCGCTGGGCGTGGGCCACATGCGCCGCAGGAACCTCCAGCCCGGCGACAAGACGCCGGAACCCGCCCCCATGCAGGAGACGAAAACCGTCTCCCTCTCCGGACTGGAATGGAAAGTCCTGCTTTCCGTCAAGGAACAGCTCAAACCGGAGGAAATGGTGGAAGACCCCTGGTCCCTCCGCGCCGCGCAGATGGGACTAAGTACGGAGGAATACTGCCGCACGGCGGAAGAACTGGACAGAAAACAGGTCATCGGCCGCTTCGCCACCTTCCTGGAGCATGTGCGCGCCAAAACGGAGGACGGCCCCGTCACCAAATACAACGGACTGTTCCACTGGACGGTACCCGCCGGCATGGAAATCCGGGCCGGTTCCGAATGCGGACGCCACATCTGCATGACCCACTGCTACTGGAGAACAGGGGGGGACGTCTTCGGCGGCGCACAAATCATGGGCGTGGTGCATGGGCTGGAACGGGACTCCGTGATGGAGCACAAGGCCGCCATTGACCGCCATCTGGACGCCAAGGGCATTCCCGTGCTGCATACGGCCGTCTTCTGGGGGGAACGCTCAGAAATCAAGCCTTCCGAAATCTCTCCGGAAGTGTACGAAAAATGGCTGGAAGACGTCAAAGCCGCTCCTACCCTCCCCTGA